Part of the Oerskovia paurometabola genome is shown below.
TCGGGAGCCTCGCGTCCGGAGATCCCGGCGGGCAAGCCTGCCGCCCCCGCGAAGCCTTCCGCGGCGAGGACCTCGCTGGGTGCGACGTCGCAGATGAAGATCACCTGGACGGCGCCCGACGCCAACGGTGGACCGATCAGCGGGTACACGGTGGAGGCGCTGCGCGGGGGAGCGGTCGTCTCGACGGCCTCTGCCACGGCGACGACCGCCACGATCGGCGTGCCGGCCGACAGCACCGACTACACGTTCCGGGTCAAGGCCCACAACAAGGCCACGGTGAAGTTCGGCGAGGCGGAGTTCAGCCCCGAGTCGAACCCGCAGCGCGCGTTCGCCGCGCCCGGAGCCGTCGCGGGGCTCACGGCCAAGGCCACGGGCGCCAACGGCACGGTGCAGCTCGCGTTCGGCAACGTCTCGGCGGCCGGCGCCAGGGACGGGGAGATCAGCTACGAGTGGAGCCACAACGGCTCCGGCTGGTCCGCCCTGGGAGCGAACAAGGTCGTCAGCGGTCTCAAGAACGGGATCGGCTACGACTTCTTCGTCCGCGCCGTGGTGAAGGCCGACGGCGGTCGGGGGGACGGAGCCGCCTCGAACAAGGCCAGCGCCAACCCGTACGGCCCGATCCCCACCCCGAACGTGAGCGCCTCCGGTGGGAACCAGGCCGTCGGCTTCGCGTGGAGCACCTCGGGCAACGGTCGCGACTACACGACCACGGTCACGGGAGCGGTCTCGAGCGGGGCGGCGAGCGGGAACGTCAACGTCCCGGCGGGCTACTCCGACACCAAGGAGATCTGCGTCACCGTCAAGGACACCGAGGGGCAGACGGCCCAGAGGTGCGCGGCCGCGACCTCGGACGCCAAGCCCGCACGCGACATCTGGACCTCACGAGGCAGCTCGGTCAACAACTCCCAGTGCGGCGACCCGGCGTGCGCCTACCTCGTGCTGAACATCCGCAACGCGGAACCGAACACCTCCTTCAGCACCCAGTGCTGGTCGAGCTACGGCGGCAACCACGCGTTCAGCCCGACCTCCGGCGGGTTCTCGAGCACCGCGCTGAACGGCGCCTCGCAGCGGACCGACGGGGACGGCAACTGGTCCGGGACCATGTGGTGCTTCCACGGGAACGCCGGGACCACGATCTGGGTCAAGACGAACGTGTGGGGCGACTCGAGAGCGGCGATCTGGTGACCCGCAGCACGGCCCACGCCCTACCGACAGAACGATCGACACGACGAGGAACCCCCTGATGACCACCATGACCCCCGAGCAGGCCACCTGGTTCGCTCAGACCTTCGACCGCCTGGTCGGCAACGTCGGCCAGGCCGTCCTGGGCAAGGCGCACGTCGTGCGCCTGGTCCTGACCTGCATGCTGTCGGAGGGGCACATCCTCCTCGAGGACGCCCCGGGCACGGGCAAGACGTCGCTCGCGCGCGCCCTCGCTGCGAGCGTCCAGGGAACCCAGAACCGCATCCAGTTCACGCCGGACCTGCTGCCGTCCGACGTCACTGGTGTGACGATCTACGACCAGAAGACGGCGAAGTTCGAGTTCCACCAGGGCCCGATCTTCGCGTCGATCGTGCTCGCGGACGAGATCAACCGCGCGTCGCCCAAGACGCAGTCCGCGCTCCTGGAGGTCATGGAGGAGGGGCAGATCACGGTCGACGGCGTGACGCACTCGGTCGGCCGCCCGTTCATGGTCATCGCGACGCAGAACCCGATCGAGCAGGCGGGCACGTACCGCCTGCCGGAGGCACAGCTCGACCGCTTCCTCATGAAGACCTCGCTCGGCTACCCGGACCACGCGGCCACGGTCGAG
Proteins encoded:
- a CDS encoding AAA family ATPase; translation: MTTMTPEQATWFAQTFDRLVGNVGQAVLGKAHVVRLVLTCMLSEGHILLEDAPGTGKTSLARALAASVQGTQNRIQFTPDLLPSDVTGVTIYDQKTAKFEFHQGPIFASIVLADEINRASPKTQSALLEVMEEGQITVDGVTHSVGRPFMVIATQNPIEQAGTYRLPEAQLDRFLMKTSLGYPDHAATVEILQGASVRDRSATLQALITTQAVAEMADLAAGVHVDGAVLEYISRLAEETRNAAECRVGVSVRGALALVRCAKVWAAAHGRNYVLPDDVKQLALPAWAHRLVLDPEAEFAGATNDGVLARILGDVAAPQERRSA